The proteins below come from a single Acidobacteriota bacterium genomic window:
- the lepB gene encoding signal peptidase I, protein MKKEKKPREKGVFREYFELIAETAVFVFFVMTFVVQAFQIPTGSMEPTLLIGDFLLVNKLAYAEPRSALEAAVLPRRPVGRGDIVVFKYPRELTKDFVKRVVALEGEKVEIADKAVLINDVPLDEAYKVHNDSQVITRNSYFHYDDAIRDNFGPVVVPPGHCFVMGDNRDNSADSRYWGFLPLDYIKGKPWIIYFSYRAEQDAWQKTGFRDRMRKFLSFLPQARWNRMLRTIH, encoded by the coding sequence ATGAAGAAAGAAAAAAAGCCCCGCGAGAAAGGCGTTTTTCGCGAATATTTCGAACTCATCGCCGAAACGGCCGTTTTCGTTTTTTTTGTCATGACCTTCGTCGTCCAGGCTTTCCAAATTCCCACGGGATCCATGGAGCCGACTCTTCTGATCGGGGATTTTCTGCTTGTCAACAAATTGGCTTATGCGGAACCGCGGTCCGCGCTGGAGGCGGCCGTCCTGCCGCGCCGCCCCGTCGGCCGGGGCGATATCGTCGTTTTTAAATACCCGAGAGAATTGACCAAGGACTTCGTCAAACGCGTGGTCGCCCTCGAGGGGGAAAAAGTCGAAATCGCCGATAAGGCGGTGCTGATCAACGATGTTCCGCTGGATGAAGCTTACAAAGTTCACAACGACTCCCAGGTCATCACCCGCAACAGCTATTTTCATTACGACGACGCCATCCGGGACAATTTCGGTCCCGTCGTCGTTCCTCCCGGCCATTGTTTTGTGATGGGCGACAATCGCGACAACAGTGCCGACAGCCGCTATTGGGGATTTCTACCTCTCGACTATATCAAAGGAAAGCCCTGGATCATTTATTTTTCCTATCGAGCCGAGCAGGATGCCTGGCAGAAGACCGGATTCCGCGACAGGATGCGGAAGTTTCTCAGCTTCCTGCCCCAGGCGCGATGGAACAGGATGCTTCGAACCATCCACTGA
- the secF gene encoding protein translocase subunit SecF, whose product MQFFKTPNIDFLRYKIPAFALSGILILAGLANIIIGKGLNFGVDFSGGALIHLMFRDTIPVDQIRASLRDIDLGGSTIQEVDRSGKEYIIRTQLQSDLENEDAELEAHELMGIRIIETLRSPEEAENRARGLRDLNEIDEKSLVLLLESGFPEDAGRLARGIIAYRVKNHIIGDYGELTAAGTDPEAVDILRNTTYLGSLAVLSKETVGPQVGADLRRKALQATLWALVGMLAYIAVRFKLAYGVASVMTLGHDVLITLSIFSFTSREINLPVIAALLTIVGYSLNDTIVIFDRVRDNIKLMRRTPLESILNSSINQTLSRSIITSGTVLLTVVALYLFGGEVINDFAFVMIIGVISGTYSTIYQSCPIVYFWHKIFKTRQGFRK is encoded by the coding sequence ATGCAGTTTTTCAAAACACCCAATATCGATTTTCTTCGTTACAAGATTCCGGCCTTCGCTCTGTCCGGAATCCTCATCCTGGCCGGCCTGGCGAACATCATCATCGGCAAGGGGTTGAATTTCGGAGTTGATTTTTCCGGCGGAGCGCTGATCCATCTCATGTTCCGCGACACGATTCCCGTCGATCAGATCCGAGCGTCTTTGAGGGATATTGATCTCGGCGGCAGCACCATCCAGGAAGTGGATCGCTCCGGAAAGGAATACATCATCAGGACCCAGCTTCAGAGCGACCTCGAAAACGAGGATGCGGAACTTGAGGCTCACGAGCTCATGGGGATCCGGATCATCGAAACCCTTCGCTCTCCCGAAGAAGCGGAAAATCGAGCCCGGGGGCTTCGCGACCTGAACGAAATCGACGAAAAATCACTGGTTCTTCTTCTCGAATCCGGGTTCCCTGAAGACGCGGGCCGCCTGGCTCGGGGAATCATCGCCTATCGTGTCAAGAACCATATCATCGGCGACTACGGCGAATTGACCGCCGCCGGGACCGATCCCGAAGCCGTCGACATCCTTCGCAACACAACCTATCTCGGCTCCCTCGCGGTCCTGAGCAAGGAAACCGTCGGCCCCCAAGTCGGGGCGGATCTCAGACGGAAAGCCCTTCAGGCCACCTTATGGGCTCTGGTCGGCATGCTCGCCTACATTGCCGTCCGCTTCAAGCTGGCCTACGGCGTCGCCTCCGTTATGACCCTGGGCCACGACGTTCTGATCACCCTGAGCATCTTTTCCTTCACCAGCCGGGAAATCAATCTTCCCGTGATCGCCGCCCTGCTGACCATCGTCGGCTACTCGCTGAACGATACCATCGTCATCTTCGACCGGGTCCGGGACAACATCAAGCTCATGCGCAGAACGCCCCTCGAATCCATTCTCAACTCCAGCATCAATCAGACTTTGAGTCGATCCATCATCACTTCGGGCACGGTCCTTCTGACCGTCGTCGCCCTCTATCTCTTCGGCGGAGAGGTCATTAACGACTTCGCCTTCGTCATGATCATCGGCGTCATCTCCGGAACCTATTCCACGATCTACCAATCCTGTCCCATCGTCTATTTCTGGCACAAGATTTTCAAAACCCGGCAGGGGTTCAGAAAATAA
- a CDS encoding DUF933 domain-containing protein, whose translation MNITLFGYPQTGKSTLFRLLGGPQDAEPSTAESRKDVHIRILRLPDDRLDGIAALHPDKKTIPAAVGIVDLAGISLGEVKTSLYLDHLRKADGLVHVVRAFRDPRVPSPSGKIDPAADLKTMEEELILSDLLMTENRVARLEADLKKRKSPDEEKEKEILERLRPLLESGRGVRGAELAPHEEKALRGFAFLSRKNIMPMINLDEKDLPYLNRPKDLPAFSEYPGSLSAFCGRIEEEIMSLDDQEKALFRESFGIDVPGAEAFLRRIPDLLDVVTFFTIGKDEVRAWMISQGKSARQAAGVVHTDMEKGFIRAEVVPCGDLLARGSMAGVREAGSLRLEGKDYIVRDGDILQIRFTS comes from the coding sequence GTGAACATCACGCTCTTCGGCTATCCCCAAACCGGAAAATCCACCCTTTTCCGGCTTCTCGGGGGGCCTCAGGACGCGGAGCCCTCGACCGCCGAAAGCCGGAAAGACGTCCATATCCGGATCCTCCGTCTGCCGGATGACCGCCTGGATGGAATCGCCGCACTCCATCCGGACAAAAAGACGATTCCGGCGGCTGTTGGAATCGTCGATCTGGCGGGAATCTCGCTCGGAGAGGTCAAGACCAGTCTTTATCTCGACCATCTCCGCAAGGCCGACGGATTGGTCCATGTCGTTCGAGCCTTCCGCGACCCCAGGGTTCCTTCGCCGTCCGGAAAGATCGATCCCGCGGCCGATCTGAAGACGATGGAGGAGGAGCTCATTCTGAGCGACCTGCTCATGACGGAGAATCGCGTCGCGAGACTGGAGGCCGACCTCAAGAAAAGGAAATCGCCCGACGAGGAAAAGGAGAAGGAGATCCTGGAGCGTCTCCGTCCCCTTCTCGAAAGCGGCCGGGGCGTTAGAGGGGCGGAACTCGCGCCCCATGAAGAGAAAGCCCTGCGGGGATTCGCTTTTCTGAGCCGGAAAAACATCATGCCCATGATCAATCTCGACGAGAAAGACCTGCCATACCTGAACCGGCCGAAGGACCTTCCGGCCTTTTCGGAATATCCCGGATCGCTTTCGGCTTTCTGCGGCCGCATCGAAGAGGAAATCATGAGCCTTGACGATCAGGAAAAGGCCCTTTTCCGGGAAAGTTTCGGCATCGACGTTCCCGGCGCCGAAGCTTTTCTCCGGCGCATCCCCGATCTTCTGGATGTGGTGACGTTTTTCACAATCGGAAAAGATGAAGTCCGGGCCTGGATGATCTCCCAAGGAAAATCGGCCCGACAAGCCGCGGGCGTTGTCCACACGGATATGGAAAAGGGATTCATCCGCGCGGAAGTCGTCCCCTGCGGAGATCTTCTGGCCCGCGGTTCCATGGCCGGCGTCCGGGAAGCCGGCAGCCTCCGGCTCGAGGGAAAAGACTACATCGTCCGGGACGGCGACATCCTGCAAATCCGGTTCACCTCATGA
- a CDS encoding MotA/TolQ/ExbB proton channel family protein: MQFDLLEMWHVMGPIPKAVGVILIILNIFTLYMFFERNIIFAKAKKRSMAVAPKLADFLKNGSYKEALALASKKENKSSHLARVTASGVQEFIDGRDSGLAVSDQIASAERGADRAATLYKHEMSRGFSILATIATSAPFIGLFGTIFGIITAFRGMALTGSGGIGAVAAGIAEALVMTALGIGVAIIALWVYNMLNNRVEILDAEMNNTSSQIVDFFIKKTEAK, encoded by the coding sequence ATGCAATTCGATCTTCTCGAGATGTGGCATGTCATGGGCCCGATCCCGAAGGCAGTCGGCGTCATCCTGATTATTTTGAACATCTTCACGCTGTACATGTTTTTCGAGCGGAACATCATTTTCGCCAAGGCCAAGAAAAGGTCCATGGCCGTCGCGCCCAAGTTGGCTGATTTTCTGAAAAACGGCAGCTACAAGGAAGCACTGGCCTTGGCTTCGAAGAAAGAAAACAAGTCCAGCCACCTGGCCCGCGTGACGGCGTCCGGCGTGCAGGAATTCATCGACGGCCGCGATTCGGGTCTTGCCGTGAGCGATCAGATCGCCTCGGCGGAACGAGGCGCCGACCGTGCGGCGACCCTTTACAAGCATGAGATGAGCCGCGGGTTCAGCATCCTGGCCACGATCGCCACGTCCGCTCCCTTCATCGGTCTCTTCGGAACCATTTTCGGCATCATCACCGCGTTTCGCGGCATGGCGCTGACGGGTTCGGGCGGAATCGGCGCGGTGGCGGCGGGCATCGCCGAAGCTCTGGTCATGACGGCTCTGGGCATCGGCGTGGCCATCATCGCTCTCTGGGTTTACAACATGCTGAACAACCGTGTTGAGATTCTCGACGCCGAGATGAACAACACATCGTCCCAGATCGTCGATTTCTTCATCAAGAAAACCGAAGCCAAGTGA
- the tgt gene encoding tRNA guanosine(34) transglycosylase Tgt, whose translation MNGTFRILAEDSDSRARAGLLRTAHGDVETPAFMPVASQGSVKSLTRAQLEELGAEILLVNGYHLFLRPGVDVVRDLGGIHAFMSWPKPILSDSGGFQIYSLSPLAKITENGVRFASHIDGTKFFLTPEEIVDIQAGLGTDIMMCLDHFPAYPYSREAMEKSVALTTLWAGRSRKHWETLGEPGQLWAISQGGVFADLRRRSIEELLALGFPGYAYGGLGIGEPKSQLFEILEQGDTLLPRDKPRYLMGMGYIEDVVQAVARGVDIFDCVLPTRNARNGTLFISRGRMAIKNIKYADDARPIDENCGCYTCRNFSRAYLRHLLVRQEMSSAVLNTIHNLHYYLDIFSKIRQSILSSSFPSLLESLMENCTVKEEKQ comes from the coding sequence ATGAACGGCACTTTCCGCATCCTCGCCGAAGACTCCGATTCGCGGGCTCGGGCGGGCCTTCTCCGGACCGCTCATGGAGATGTCGAGACCCCGGCTTTCATGCCGGTGGCCAGTCAGGGCTCTGTCAAATCCCTGACCCGGGCCCAGCTCGAGGAACTCGGCGCAGAGATCCTGCTCGTCAACGGCTACCATCTTTTCCTGAGACCGGGTGTGGATGTTGTCAGGGACCTGGGAGGAATCCACGCCTTTATGTCCTGGCCGAAACCAATCCTCTCGGACAGCGGCGGTTTCCAGATCTACAGCCTCTCGCCGCTCGCCAAAATCACGGAAAACGGCGTCCGATTCGCCTCTCACATCGACGGGACCAAGTTTTTCCTGACTCCCGAGGAGATCGTGGATATCCAGGCCGGCCTCGGAACCGATATCATGATGTGCCTGGATCATTTCCCCGCCTACCCCTATTCCCGGGAGGCCATGGAAAAATCCGTGGCCTTGACAACGCTGTGGGCCGGCCGATCAAGAAAACACTGGGAAACCCTCGGCGAACCCGGACAATTGTGGGCCATCAGTCAGGGCGGCGTTTTCGCCGACCTCCGGCGCCGTTCGATCGAGGAACTGCTGGCTCTCGGTTTCCCGGGATATGCCTACGGCGGCCTGGGCATCGGGGAGCCCAAGTCGCAGCTTTTCGAAATCCTCGAACAGGGCGATACTCTTTTGCCCCGGGACAAACCGCGCTACCTCATGGGGATGGGTTACATCGAGGACGTCGTTCAGGCGGTGGCCCGGGGTGTGGATATCTTTGACTGCGTTCTGCCCACCCGGAACGCCCGCAACGGAACGTTATTTATCAGCCGCGGACGGATGGCCATCAAGAACATCAAGTACGCGGATGACGCCCGGCCCATCGACGAAAACTGCGGCTGTTACACATGCCGCAACTTTTCCCGGGCCTATCTGCGCCATCTTCTCGTCCGGCAGGAGATGTCCTCCGCCGTGCTGAACACCATCCACAACCTTCATTATTATCTTGACATCTTCAGCAAAATCCGGCAATCTATTTTATCGAGTTCGTTTCCGTCGCTGCTCGAAAGCCTGATGGAAAATTGCACCGTGAAGGAAGAAAAGCAATGA
- a CDS encoding TonB family protein: MADAKKTQVKQSVPEIFKDSFVKGGGGGGRKAFALPVAIIAHVVLIGAAVVIPLMSTGDLPTVEVYSAFLAPPPPPPPPPPPPAKRASSSTTRTRIRPVQAATSVEPGRLVAPVEIPDVIADEVISDIGIEGGVEGGVEGGVIGGVLGGVVGGVLGGVVGEVEAPVRAIGEIKPPRLVRQVEPIYPEIARQARVDGIVILEATTDIYGRVQNIKVLRSIPLLDQSAIDAVRQWVYEPMIINGRPRPVVFTVTVRFQLK, encoded by the coding sequence ATGGCGGATGCAAAAAAAACCCAAGTCAAACAATCGGTTCCCGAAATCTTCAAGGATTCGTTTGTCAAAGGTGGTGGAGGAGGCGGCCGCAAGGCTTTCGCTCTTCCCGTCGCCATCATCGCCCACGTCGTCTTGATCGGCGCCGCCGTCGTCATCCCCCTTATGTCAACAGGCGATCTTCCGACGGTTGAGGTTTACAGCGCCTTCCTGGCTCCCCCGCCCCCGCCTCCGCCCCCGCCCCCGCCTCCCGCCAAGAGAGCCTCCAGCTCGACGACCCGCACACGGATCAGGCCGGTTCAGGCCGCAACGTCCGTTGAGCCCGGCCGACTGGTGGCGCCGGTCGAAATTCCCGATGTCATCGCCGATGAGGTCATTTCGGACATCGGAATCGAGGGCGGCGTCGAAGGCGGCGTCGAAGGCGGCGTGATCGGCGGCGTCCTGGGCGGCGTCGTCGGCGGCGTCCTGGGCGGCGTTGTCGGAGAAGTGGAAGCTCCCGTCAGGGCCATCGGAGAGATCAAACCGCCGAGGCTGGTCCGCCAGGTCGAGCCGATTTATCCCGAAATCGCCCGTCAGGCCCGCGTCGACGGCATTGTCATCCTTGAAGCCACGACGGACATCTACGGACGCGTTCAGAACATCAAGGTTCTGCGTTCCATCCCTCTGCTCGACCAGTCGGCCATCGACGCCGTTCGGCAGTGGGTCTATGAACCGATGATCATCAACGGGCGGCCCCGCCCGGTCGTTTTCACCGTCACCGTCCGATTCCAACTCAAATAG
- a CDS encoding biopolymer transporter ExbD, with protein sequence MGFSVSTKGQKYNAEPNVVPLCDVLLVLLIIFMVVTPLVQKGVEVSLPNALNTTDMPDSPEVVLTIRRDSTMYVNQDIATLETLQNMLEEAFLMVTEKKLFLRADEELEFGKLVDVIDIIRESGIEIMGIITEKKAGSVD encoded by the coding sequence ATGGGATTTTCAGTTTCCACAAAAGGGCAAAAATACAACGCCGAACCGAACGTCGTTCCCCTGTGTGATGTCCTTCTGGTTCTTCTGATCATCTTCATGGTCGTAACCCCCCTCGTCCAGAAGGGGGTCGAAGTCAGCCTTCCCAATGCATTAAACACCACCGATATGCCGGACAGTCCGGAAGTCGTCCTGACCATCCGGCGCGACAGCACCATGTACGTCAATCAGGACATCGCAACACTCGAAACCCTCCAGAATATGCTTGAAGAGGCATTCCTGATGGTCACCGAAAAGAAACTCTTCCTCAGGGCTGATGAAGAACTGGAATTCGGAAAGCTCGTCGATGTCATCGACATCATCCGCGAGTCGGGGATCGAAATCATGGGCATCATCACGGAAAAGAAAGCGGGGAGCGTGGATTAG
- the secD gene encoding protein translocase subunit SecD: MKKGLKWKVILTVGVIALAVFLATPPKEKIRLGLDLRGGLHLVLQVVTDDALNIETDQEIARFQDLLTKKELPFGMITRTQPGELKVQDIDTDRLGQIRDLLDDDFRNWDYSVVGRTLTVSLKPQVKVQLRDMSVSQALETIRNRVDQFGVAEPTIQRQGLGGEGIIVELPGVDNPERVLDLIKTTALLEWKLVLAGPAADEESLLREYGGVVPDDAVVIRGDPRRRAEGYYLLSRVSTVTGKDLRNARRSVDEWNNPAVSFSLNADGARRFERTTGENIGKQLAIVLDGKVQSAPVINARISGEGIIQGTFTIEEAEDLSLVLRAGALPASINIAENRTIGPSLGADSVRRGLMASLVALLMVIIFMVVYYRQSGINAVVALVLNIILLAGALAYFKATLTLPGIAGIILVIGMAVDANVLIFERIREELTSGKSVPAAISLGFSRAFSAILDANVTTIIAAVFLFQFGTGPIKGYAVTLIIGITASMFTAVFVSHLIFDLTVTSKKNIKKMSI; this comes from the coding sequence ATGAAAAAAGGTTTGAAATGGAAAGTCATTCTGACCGTCGGAGTCATCGCTCTGGCCGTCTTTCTAGCCACTCCGCCCAAGGAAAAGATCCGTCTGGGTCTTGACCTTCGGGGAGGCCTCCATCTCGTCCTCCAGGTCGTCACCGACGATGCCCTGAATATCGAGACCGATCAGGAGATCGCCCGGTTCCAGGACCTTTTGACAAAAAAAGAACTGCCCTTCGGGATGATCACACGGACCCAGCCCGGCGAATTAAAGGTTCAGGACATCGACACCGACCGGCTGGGACAAATTCGTGACCTTCTCGACGACGACTTCCGGAATTGGGATTACAGCGTCGTCGGACGCACCTTGACGGTGTCCCTGAAGCCTCAGGTCAAAGTTCAATTGCGCGATATGTCCGTCAGTCAGGCTCTGGAGACCATCCGGAACCGGGTCGACCAGTTCGGCGTCGCCGAGCCGACCATTCAGCGGCAGGGCCTGGGCGGCGAAGGAATCATCGTCGAGCTTCCCGGCGTCGACAACCCCGAGCGAGTCCTCGACCTCATCAAGACGACCGCGCTTCTCGAATGGAAACTGGTGCTGGCCGGACCGGCCGCCGACGAAGAAAGTCTTCTCAGGGAATACGGCGGGGTCGTTCCCGACGACGCCGTCGTCATCCGGGGCGATCCCCGGCGCCGGGCCGAGGGATATTACCTCCTCAGCCGGGTATCGACCGTCACCGGAAAAGACCTGAGAAATGCCCGCCGGTCCGTCGACGAATGGAACAACCCTGCTGTATCCTTCTCCCTGAACGCCGACGGGGCGCGCCGTTTCGAACGCACGACGGGAGAAAACATCGGCAAGCAACTGGCCATCGTTCTGGACGGAAAGGTCCAATCCGCTCCCGTCATCAACGCCCGCATCTCCGGAGAAGGCATCATTCAGGGGACATTCACCATCGAGGAAGCTGAAGATCTATCGCTGGTTCTCCGGGCCGGTGCTCTGCCCGCCTCGATCAACATCGCGGAAAACCGGACCATCGGGCCGTCCCTCGGCGCGGATTCCGTGCGCAGGGGGCTGATGGCGTCTCTCGTCGCTCTTCTCATGGTCATCATCTTCATGGTGGTCTATTACCGGCAGTCCGGGATCAACGCCGTTGTCGCCCTCGTCCTGAACATCATTCTGCTGGCCGGCGCCCTCGCTTATTTCAAGGCCACCCTGACTCTGCCCGGAATCGCCGGCATCATCCTGGTCATCGGCATGGCCGTCGACGCCAACGTTCTCATCTTCGAGAGAATCCGGGAGGAATTGACTTCCGGAAAGAGTGTGCCCGCCGCAATCTCCCTGGGCTTCTCCCGGGCCTTCTCGGCCATTCTCGACGCCAACGTCACGACCATCATCGCAGCCGTCTTCCTGTTCCAATTCGGAACCGGGCCGATCAAAGGCTACGCCGTCACCCTGATCATCGGCATTACGGCCAGCATGTTCACGGCCGTCTTCGTCTCCCACCTCATTTTCGATCTGACGGTCACATCCAAGAAAAACATCAAAAAGATGAGCATCTGA
- a CDS encoding D-glycerate dehydrogenase, with product MKPRVLVVHKILPEALDYLDRHADVEIGTDAELLPKSDLIRRLADKDGLLPLLVDIIDRDVIDSAPHLKIIANCAVGYNNIDVPYTRSRGILVTNTPGVLTEATAELTWALILAAARRIPQADRFIRDGSFKGWAIDLFLGKGLAGKRLGLIGMGRIGRAVALRASAFEMDVVYTDPHPLSADEETASGASHRNLEDLLQSSDVVSLHVSLNPETRRLLSREKIGLMKRGAILINTSRGETVDEAALVDALKTGHLGAAGLDVYEREPEINPGLFALDNVVLLPHIGSATYETRLNMSLTAARNLVQGLRGERPDNLVEP from the coding sequence ATGAAGCCCCGAGTTCTCGTCGTCCACAAGATTCTTCCTGAAGCGCTCGACTATCTGGACCGCCATGCCGACGTCGAGATCGGAACGGATGCCGAACTCCTGCCCAAATCCGACCTGATTCGCCGTCTCGCAGATAAGGACGGCCTATTGCCGTTGCTTGTCGACATCATCGACCGTGACGTCATCGACTCCGCGCCCCATCTGAAAATCATCGCCAATTGCGCCGTCGGATACAACAATATCGATGTCCCTTACACCCGCTCCCGAGGCATTCTCGTCACCAATACCCCGGGCGTCCTCACCGAAGCCACCGCCGAGCTGACCTGGGCTTTGATCCTGGCCGCGGCCCGCCGCATTCCCCAGGCCGACCGGTTCATCCGGGACGGGTCTTTCAAAGGGTGGGCCATCGATCTTTTTCTGGGAAAAGGCTTGGCCGGCAAACGCCTGGGCCTTATCGGCATGGGCCGGATCGGGAGGGCCGTCGCCCTCAGGGCGTCGGCCTTCGAAATGGACGTCGTTTACACCGATCCGCATCCCCTTTCCGCAGACGAGGAAACCGCCTCGGGAGCTTCTCACCGGAATCTCGAAGATCTGCTCCAAAGCTCCGATGTCGTGTCCCTTCATGTTTCCCTGAATCCGGAGACCCGGCGACTTCTCTCCCGGGAAAAGATCGGGTTGATGAAACGCGGAGCCATTCTGATCAACACCTCACGGGGCGAGACGGTCGATGAGGCGGCCCTGGTCGATGCTCTGAAGACGGGGCATCTCGGAGCGGCCGGTCTGGATGTCTATGAACGCGAGCCGGAAATCAACCCCGGGCTCTTCGCCTTGGACAATGTCGTTCTTCTCCCCCACATCGGAAGCGCCACCTATGAGACCCGTCTTAACATGTCTCTCACGGCGGCGCGCAATCTCGTTCAGGGACTCCGCGGGGAACGGCCCGACAATCTCGTCGAACCCTGA
- the yajC gene encoding preprotein translocase subunit YajC → MMFSTPLMAAPGAGSAGAPQGSMFGALLPFILVFAIFYLLIILPSRKKQKKHQEMVENLKPGDRVVTSGGIFGTVMGVQQDRIELKIATNVKIDITKSAVGAIIGPTDKPSKE, encoded by the coding sequence ATGATGTTCTCAACGCCTCTTATGGCCGCTCCCGGCGCCGGCTCGGCCGGAGCCCCCCAGGGCAGCATGTTCGGAGCCCTGCTTCCGTTCATTCTGGTCTTCGCCATTTTTTATCTTCTGATCATCCTCCCCTCCCGGAAAAAACAGAAAAAGCACCAGGAAATGGTGGAAAACCTGAAACCGGGCGACCGCGTCGTCACATCCGGGGGGATCTTCGGAACGGTCATGGGAGTCCAACAGGACCGGATCGAACTCAAGATCGCGACCAATGTCAAGATCGACATCACCAAGAGCGCCGTGGGCGCCATTATCGGCCCCACAGACAAACCGAGCAAGGAATAG
- the ispG gene encoding flavodoxin-dependent (E)-4-hydroxy-3-methylbut-2-enyl-diphosphate synthase, giving the protein MSHKTASPFPRRRTRRIMIGRIAVGDGAAISVQSMTKTDTRDAAATAAQIRRLERAGCEVIRLAVPDIRAAEALRGLRAGTKTALVADIHFDHKLALAALEAGVDGLRLNPGNIGSRKKIEEVVKAARERSVPIRIGVNSGSLEKDLLEKYGRAVPEALAESALRHVRILEDLDFHLIKISLKASDIPRTLEAYRLVAGRVDYPFHAGITEAGLLLPGTVKSSAGLALLLNEGLADTIRVSLTAPPENEVDVGWTILRSMGIRRRGVELVSCPSCGRCEVDLPGIASAVAERLSGLPHDLTIAVMGCMVNGPGEAKEADIGLACGRGAGVVFKKGRIHRRLPEKNLVDGFVEDVLELAGQSPERGPGI; this is encoded by the coding sequence ATGAGTCACAAGACTGCGTCTCCGTTTCCCCGGCGCCGGACGCGGAGAATCATGATCGGCCGGATCGCCGTCGGAGACGGCGCGGCGATCTCCGTCCAGTCGATGACCAAAACCGACACCCGGGATGCGGCGGCGACGGCCGCCCAGATCCGGCGCCTTGAACGGGCGGGCTGCGAAGTCATCCGGCTGGCCGTTCCCGACATCCGGGCCGCCGAAGCCCTCCGGGGGCTTCGCGCCGGAACGAAAACCGCCCTGGTGGCCGATATTCACTTTGACCACAAACTGGCTCTGGCCGCGCTCGAGGCCGGTGTCGACGGCCTGCGTCTCAATCCCGGAAACATCGGTTCGCGGAAAAAGATCGAAGAGGTCGTTAAAGCGGCCCGGGAGCGGTCCGTTCCCATCCGCATCGGCGTCAATTCCGGATCCCTGGAGAAAGACCTCCTCGAAAAATACGGCCGGGCCGTTCCCGAAGCTCTGGCTGAAAGCGCGCTCCGGCATGTCCGAATCCTTGAAGATCTGGATTTCCATCTGATCAAAATATCGCTCAAGGCCTCCGATATCCCGAGGACGCTTGAAGCCTACAGGCTTGTCGCCGGCCGGGTCGACTATCCTTTTCATGCCGGGATCACCGAGGCCGGCCTTCTTCTTCCCGGCACGGTGAAGTCGAGCGCCGGGCTGGCTCTTCTTCTGAACGAGGGTCTGGCCGACACCATCCGCGTATCCCTGACCGCGCCGCCCGAAAACGAAGTTGACGTGGGATGGACGATTCTTCGATCGATGGGAATCCGCCGCCGCGGTGTCGAGCTGGTCTCCTGCCCGTCCTGCGGACGCTGCGAAGTGGACCTTCCCGGAATCGCCTCGGCCGTGGCCGAGCGCCTGTCCGGATTGCCTCACGACCTGACGATTGCGGTCATGGGTTGCATGGTCAACGGACCCGGGGAAGCCAAGGAAGCCGATATCGGGCTGGCCTGCGGCCGGGGGGCCGGCGTTGTCTTTAAAAAAGGCAGGATCCACCGCCGTCTACCCGAAAAGAACCTTGTCGATGGATTCGTCGAGGATGTCCTGGAATTGGCCGGTCAAAGCCCGGAACGTGGTCCGGGGATTTGA